One Pelobates fuscus isolate aPelFus1 chromosome 8, aPelFus1.pri, whole genome shotgun sequence genomic window carries:
- the CTDSP1 gene encoding carboxy-terminal domain RNA polymerase II polypeptide A small phosphatase 1, translating to MDNPSIFTQVSREDVQEKGAHNSSSKKPRSRSIFHTLFCCLCHEDTETLPVNNNAPLLVEENGSVPKTAVKHLLPEVKVQDADKICVVIDLDETLVHSSFKPVNNADFIIPVEIDGTVHQVYVLKRPHVDEFLRRMGEMFECVLFTASLAKYADPVADLLDKWGAFRARLFRESCAFHRGNYVKDLSRLGRDLRKLIILDNSPASYIFHPDNAVPVASWFDDMTDTELLDLLPFFERLSQVDDVYSVLKQRRTAS from the exons GTGCCCATAACTCCTCTTCCAAGAAACCACGCAGTCGTAGCATCTTCCATACCCTATTTTGTTGTCTGTGTCATGAAGATACAGAGACTCTTCCTGTCAACAACAATGCACCTCTCCTGGTGGAGGAGAACGGATCTGTCCCCAAG actgcTGTTAAACATCTTCTGCCTGAGGTGAAGGTGCAAGATGCTGACAAGATCTGTGTTGTCATCGACCTGGATGAAACATTAGTTCATAGTTCTtttaag CCCGTCAACAATGCTGACTTTATCATTCCTGTTGAGATTGATGGAACGGTTCACCAG GTGTACGTATTAAAAAGGCCACACGTGGATGAATTCCTGCGACGAATGGGAGAGATGTTTGAATGTGTCCTGTTTACAGCAAGTCTCGCCAAG TATGCAGACCCTGTGGCAGACTTGCTGGATAAATGGGGAGCTTTTCGGGCACGGCTTTTCCGGGAGTCTTGTGCTTTCCATAGAGGGAACTATGTGAAGGACCTTAGCAGGCTGGGCCGGGACCTGAGAAAACTTATAATCCTTGACAATTCGCCAGCCTCCTACATATTTCATCCAGACAATGCG GTGCCCGTAGCATCATGGTTTGATGACATGACAGACACAGAGTTGCTGGATCTCCTACCCTTCTTTGAGAGACTCAGTCAGGTGGACGATGTCTACAGTGTTCTAAAGCAGCGCAGGACTGCAAGCTAG